The genomic interval GCAACAGGCTGCTGGTGTCATACAAAGAGCGTACAGAGCCTGCACTGAGCACAGACAGtatttgaaactgaaaatgtcTGTCCTCACCATTCAGCAGAGGTATCGGGCCACTGTAGCAGCGAAAGCTCAAAGAAGCCAATACCTGAATATGCGCAAAGCAGCAGTCACCCTTCAGGCAGCTTTCAGAGGACAGCAGGTCAGGAGGGAGGTTACTCGCTGGCATCAGGCTGCAACTGTCATACAGTCTGTgttcagaaaacacagagaagaagttAAATACAAGGCCATGCTCCTGTCTGCCGTCATCATCCAGAGATACTATCGGGCCTGTATTatgcagagaaaagaaaggaaacagttTCTCAAAATGAAACACTCTGCCATCGTCCTTCAGGCGGCCTTCAGAGGTCATCGTGTGAGAAGCGGTGTTGCAAAGATGCACAGAGCAGCGACTGTCATTCAAGCAAACTTCAGGATGCATAAACATCAGTCAGCCTTCAGGAGACAGTGCTGGGCAGCCTGTGTCTTACAGCAGAGGTTtagagctcagagacagagaaagactgaGATGAAACATTATCAAGAGGTGAGGAGAGCTGTCGATGTGTTACAGGCGGCATACCGTGGAATGAAATCAAGACAAATCATCAAACAGAAGCAACAGGCTGCTGGTGTTATTCAGAGAGCGTACAGAGCCTGCACTGAGCGCAGACAGtatttgaaactgaaaatgtcTGTCCTCACCATTCAGCAGAGGTATCGGGCCACTGTAGCAGCGAAAGCTCAAAGAAGCCAATACCTGAATATGCGCAAAGCAGCAGTCACCCTTCAGGCAGCTTTCAGAGGACAGCAGATCAGGAGGGAGGTTACTCGCTGGCATCAGGCCGCAACTGTCATACAGTCTGTgttcagaaaacacagagaagaagttAAATACAAGGCCATGCTCCTGTCTGCAATCATCATCCAGAGATACTATCGGGCCTGTATTatgcagagaaaagaaaggaaacagttTCTCAAAATGAAACACTCTGCCATCGTCCTTCAGGCGGCCTTCAGAGGTCATCGTGTGAGAAGCGGTGTTGCAAAGATGCACAGAGCAGCGACTGTCATTCAAGCAAACTTCAGGATGCATAAACATCAGTCAGCCTTCAGGAGACAGTGCTGGGCAGCCTGTGTCTTACAGCAGAGGTTtagagctcagagacagagaaagactgaGATGAAACATTATCAAGAGGTGAGGAGAGCTGTCATTGTGTTACAGGCGGCATACCGTGGAATGAAATCAAGACAAATCATCAAACAGAAGCAACAGGCTGCTGGTGTTATTCAGAGAGCGTACAGAGCCCACTGTGAACACAAGCAGTATCTGACCTTAAAATCCTCCGTCCTCACCATCCAGCGGAGATATCGGGCCACTGTAGCAGCAAAGGAACAAACGCTAAATTATCAAAACATGCGCAGATCTGCTGTTGTCCTTCAGGCAGCTTTCAGAGGACAGCAGGTCAGGAGGGAGGTTACTCGCTGGCATCAGGCCGCAACTGTCATACAGTCTGTgttcagaaaacacagagaagaagttAAATACAAGGCCATGCGTCTGTCTGCCGTCATCATCCAGAGATACTATCGGGCCTGCATTCTAAAAAGACGAGACAGAGAGAACTTCCTGAAAGTAAAACAGTCTGCCGTCATCCTTCAGGCACATTTCAGAGGCTGCTGCGTTAGGAGGGACTTTAAGCGACAAAAGCAGGCCGCCGTTGTGATCCAGTCACGCTGGAGGTGTTTGGTGCAAAAACGCGACTTCATGAGGAAGCGGGAGGCGGCGTTGATTCTCCAGCGGAGGGTCCGGGCGCTGCAGCTCGGCAGGTTGGAGAGAAACAACTACGTCCAATTGAGGCGAGCTGCCGTCACACTTCAGACTCACTGCAGAGCCTGGATCGCCAGGCAGCAGGTAATAATGAGCTTTATTTTATCTGGCTTTCTTTTAGATTTAACactataaataaacatgtaacATAGCCCTTATAAAGATATAGAGTGTTTTTATGTGATTGGATGATTTATCTCTGCATTATCGCTCGTTTTCCCACCACTTCTGAATGAACACCTGATgcattctttatttctctttaaatcGATCCATCAGTCGTTCCTTATTTCCTTTAAGACGATTATCTCAAAGAAAACCCTGAAAATTGTCTACCATGATGCAGCACTCGTAGTGGACAGATACAGCTGAATTTactaaaatcaaagaaaacagcagactgCCTGGAAAGATGCTGCTCGTATTTAAATGTCTGTCGTTGTGTTTCAGGCGTTGGAGGAAGCCAAAGCAGAGAGGAGGCTTCGTTTTACATCCGCACTCTTCCACCATCTCAGTGCCATAAAGATCCAGAGAGCGCTAAGAGCTCACCGGGCTTTAGAGTCGGCCAAAAGACAAATCCATTGTGTCGTCACCATACAGGTACAGAGGGCGGGGAAAAAAGCCCACAATGCCATGTTGCTGCGatgaatttaattaaatgaatcattGAGGAGCACAATGTTTCTCTATAATGCTTTTCTTGTTTCCTTCCTAGCGATGGGTGAGAGcgaagcagcagaggaggcgGTATCTGGAGGAGCGGAGGAAGCTGGTCACAGCCCAGAGAGCCGCCCAGCGCTGGTTGGCTCGTCGCCACAAAGCCGCGTCCGTCCTCCAGCAGGCCGTCCGCAGGTTTCTCCTTCTCAGGAGGCAGAAGAGGGTTCAGCAGGGCATTGTCAAAGCTCAGGTACGGCAGGCGAGGCTGGATACACTGCTACTGGTTTTTAATGCTATAATCAGTTCAACTATTAATACTGGCCGTGATGATATCCTGCAGGCTCTTTGGAGAGGACACCGTTCCCGCCGCCTGAACGACAACCCCAGGGTGGTGGCGTTAAGGCACCGCCTACGCAAAGTCTCCGCCGAGGTCCGAGAGGAAGACAAACTTTGCAACAAGACGTCGTCCGCCCTCGACTACCTCCTTCGATACAAACACTTCTCCTACATCCTAGAGGCCCTGAAGAACCTCGGTAAGTCCGCCTCCGCTCTGGCTAATCGCTCAAGAAATCTGAATTTATTAGGAGCGACAAAAGCGTCACCAGAAGAGCAAATCTACTGTAGATGATGTTGGACGGCGTGGTTCTACGTTAAAGTTGAAGCAGATTCATCTGGGTTGCAAACGGCTCATAAACCTGCTTCTTACTGTGAGCATTTTTTGTCTCGTGCCTTTGCAAACCGTTTCTCCCTGAGTGCTAAAACTGTGTCTCTGATGGTGTGCGTTGCACAGAGACGGCCACCAGGCTGTCCCCGGAGTGCTGCGAGCGGCTGGTCGAGAGCGGCGCCACCAACGTCATCTTCACGCTCATCCGCTGCTGCAACAGGAGCGTCCCCTGCATGGACGTCATCACCTACTCCATCCAGATCCTCCTCAACCTCTCCAAGGTACCTCCAACTTCCTGCAGATTtaaggcactttttttttcctttttcaaaccgGAAGTTCATCCGCTTCTTTCCCACCGATCAGACTTTTTCCACTACACTTcccgccttttttttttttgttgttttccaatCATTTCTCGTCCGCTTTGTCTGTGTAATCGTTTTTTCTAATTCCACCCGTCTCCTTGTCTTACTCTCAGTACCACAAGACCACCGAGGCCGTGTACTCGGTGGAGCACTCAGTGGAGACTCTTCTGGACCTGCTGCAGAGATACCGGGAAAAGGCCGGCGATAAAGTGGCAGAAAAGGGCGGCAGCATCTTCACCAAAGCCTGcttcctcctcgctctcctcctgcAAGACAAACGCCGCGCCGTGGTCCGTCGCTCGATGACTTACAGACTCTTTTGACAGTCAATTGAACAGAGACACCTGCTGTAGATTTCTAAATGTaatggctttttttgtttttttcttttaggagGTTATGAAGCTTCCAAAGGTCCTGGACAAGATCCGCAGTATTTACCGCCTCACCGCACGCAAACACAAGATGGACGCCGAAAGGACGGTGCTAAAACAAAAGATGAACGCGTCAATCAACGGGAGCTTTTATGTTCCAGCGACGCCTCGCAAATCCAAACCTCCGCCAAAGTACGtgtatgcatgttttatttagttCATGTCTGAGACGTCCTGGTAATCCTTTGATTCCTTTATTAATCAACTTCCTGCCTTTGTTTTCCAGGTTTGCGCCGGATTGGGTTCTCAGAAAGGACAAGCTTAAAGATATTGTGGACCCTCTCCGAGCCATTCAAATGGTGGCTAACACACTGTCCATTGTGTTGTAAATATTCAAGCTTTCAAATCTGgattcatctcttttttttttacctgaagaaaatattgttttatgGATTGttttacctcctttttttttttctaaacaaatGCATTTCCATGTGTAacctgtaaatattaaaatggatttatttcttacttttggatcttctttgtctcttttcatCGTGTTTGCATAGTTTTCCCTGGCTCAAAACGAGAATGTAGACGTTTTCAcattatgcactcctgaaaatatctggagaatttcaggaggactatccatgaaatcctcctgatctggttgttcacacatgcacctcacaggaGAGACCTCACCTCACAATGACATCAAAAGAAGAGTGTAAAAGATCGTACGGGAGaaaaggaaacataatgcagcagtttcatCACATGCAAGGAAATCCTACAGGTCATACAccttgaaggaacaagctgaaGACCCAGCTCTGTCACGAACGTCTACACACTTAATGATTTAGATGAtgatttttgtttgaaaatgacgatatttaggatggttttgatgctgactagaacagctgtcgatgttgtgcttcgcctctggtcacttcctgtcagcacctgtgtgtccgatcagactaaATGCTATTGTTTGCaattactgacgttgtttcctcctcttgagCCTTGCTCGTGTTGTACTTACTCCGATATACGACTCTTTTGGACTATGATCGTGCACCGATCGCAGGTAATAAACATCCCCACCCCCATTTGatcaaggtgaattctcctgattatatcctgctgtgttctcacatcagctcacacaGACTTTCTGCAGGAGAAATACTATGGGGGGCTAGCAggagaaagtcagagtgagaaatatgtttgtgttcacacatggaGCTCTACCCAAAAAACTACAAGAGTTTTTCTGCAAAaactaaatattaatggacgaagcctgagtgacgtcacccctCTGGttctgcagggggctttggagtcccatcagCAACcatggacactcgatgaactgcaggattttgcacttctgcataggtttcatttttcaacaccagaggttgtcGCTTGATTCAAACACTGCTGCTTTACTCCGCATCCTTTAAAGTAAGAGAGGGAAACTTCCCACAGTACCTTGTGATTAGTCCTACTCACTTTGTCTTTAAATAGGAGACACCTTATTGGTTCCTCTTGTGATGAATGTACCTGAtcgaatgaaaagaaaagacactgAGTGAACACAAATCTTTATTAAAGCTGTCAACAACccggacacagaaataaaatgaatgaattccttttttcttcatatttagtCTACCAGCGATGTTCTCAAGTTTATgatgtaaatgttcaaaaaacTTTACTGGCAAGAGGGAAGGTCAATCACACCGTCATTACAAGCTGGACGCATGTTCATTGAGGCGCCGGGTCTTCTTCCTACAGTACAACTGAACGTTACCACATCATTATGGCTTAAATACAGCTTATCCTGAGTGCTGTATCTGAAGCGAATGTTATGTTTGCTCAAGCTTTCTCCGGCCACAGTGCACGGTTCTGCAAGAGAACACGGACAAAGAGATTAACGACATTTCCAAATATACTTTATTACTTTTTATATCTTTCAAAAATTcattataagaaaaacacaaaacacaactgtTAAAGAacaagtagtgttgtagtacgcGAGactggtcttggtctcaagaccactttttgaaggtcttggtttcgtctcggaatcaaaagcatttttgcTCAGTCTTGTATTGGATTCAGGATTTTAATtgaagaccaccactgatctgttttttttctccacatcatttctgtgattagaaggactcggtctcgccctgcctttgTCTCAGTCttcactctggtctcgggtatgtcttggtcttggttattgtggtcttgactacaacactaagtACAAGTATAAGGACATCCaatggactttttttcttttgtgcaaAGTTTTCTAAACTTCTCATCCAATGAGAGAAAATACTTCaactaaatcattttaaaaaagtaagtaatttgattgaaataaaaagctataaaaaaatcataatgaattaatcaatcaatcaaaaatccatctttatttgtatagcgtcaataACTGTCCTCATAAGTATTGAAGCTGAAGTAATGAGCTCGTTTTGAACGTGTTGGGAGAAAGTGGATATTTCAGCTCAACCAGAATGATATTCTCAAGTGAAATATGAATATACCTGAAAAGTACAGCACTTACTAAGATCATTCTTaattgatccccagtggggaagttcaatgtaataaaatgttctttaattGGAGATTGTTTCCTGGTTTcaggtttaatttttttaactgtacttttcttttttaaaaacattttacgtTCTATTTTTGGACAATGAGAAAGGCCCCCACACACCGTCTGGCTTTATGCTGACATAACAAAGTTTCGGTCGGACCGACCTTCATCAGGTATAATTAGCGTCCTCTGATGCAGCTGTCACACACTCAGGTGTACAGAGATTTTTACTCTCTGTTTTTGACTTCACTGTATTGACTTCTATTTCCCAAATGTCCTTCTTTGTTTGAATTATTCTCATTACTGAAATGAGTAGtatttaagaatatttttttacctttatgtttacaaatgttagcacactttaaagtcatttcaaGAGTCACCAGTATCTGTGGTATCTGGACAGGTGACCGAGCACCTCCAAGCAAGGAACGAAACCCCCAACCGCTCCGATACGCTGCCTGCTTAGCGGTGTGTAGCAaccccactctgacatccctTCATCAGTGAATGTCCATAGGTGCAAAAAAGGATGCATATTAAAGCTTACTGAGGCATCTCATATTTCCAGTCCATTCTCCGTTGTTGCAGGTTCTGTAAGGATTCCCGTCCATGGTGTAAAATCTCTGACATACGTACTCAACTCTTTCATTGTGCCTGTACAGAGGTTTCAAGCTTTCCTTCACATCTCCATCGGCAAGCGGCAGTGGCCTGAGGCAGCCTATGGGCACTATCAAGTTTTTCTGATTTCTCTCTGGAGAAAAGAAAGCGGTAATTTACAGTAACTTGGAGTCCaattgtttcattatttattttagaattGTCatagctttattttgaaaaccaaagCATTCagtagagaaaagaaaagagttaaGTTATGTGTCATTATTAAGTGcttcactgttttaaaaatcCTTATCTAATGCTCTTCCCATGGTTAATCTTTAACATGTTTGTCCAGCAGGCTCAAGTCACTTCCAGTCAACCAAAGCTTTACTGGCAACAGTGTCATCATACCATCAAAACAAAAGGTGAAGAAGAACTTAAGTTAAAGgacaccttttcttttcttttcttttgatttataAATTTATTAAGAAATTACTTATTCATCCTTCAGCCAGCTTCTGTGTGTAGTTTTTAATTTAGAGGTGATTTTATATGGTTTAAAGGGATAGTACACacattaatattttacattgaTGTAAAACCAGGTGTTGTCCCTGTGGTTACTGCACTGCAACTTGTGTTCTTGGTGATGACCATAAGCTGATGTCAGCAACCATGACATCACTAGATTTGGTGGCAATTTTTGTAAAAGTGAATAACGATCACTTCAgctcagctcactcagactgcaggataatcgggccgatttgagtTGCGATTCCCCCGTCCCGACAATCTAGGAGGGTGCTCCTGACTCGAGACTGAACCAACTATCTGCCCCGATTATTGTGTAGCGTGAGTGGTATAAAGATCCGATCTTAACCTCCCTGATCCGCTCAGAGTGCATTGGCGGCTGCCCcgataaatatcaaacatgtttgagagtaagatttaaaatcttgacgattacgtcatgaaaggatCAGGTGTAAGCTTGTGTGATTACAATAACcgcgagagacaagggagggtAGTCGTAATGGCGACAGGCGACAAAACACAACCCTTACAGGTCTGATGGACTTCTCAAATGTACATGACAGTTAAAATCTTACCTCCAGCTTTGTTTGAAGAACTGACAGTCCATGAAGTCCGCCTCTCCCCAGCCATGTTATGTCTTTTCTGTATATGAAGTCTCTCGTTTGATTCAATGCTTTGCTTTGGCCAACACAGATCTCTCTCAAATTGTTTCACTAGTTTGCTCGACCCCTGGTGCTCCACCTCCTGCTTATTGAGACAGGACGATTCAACAGCTTGTGATTAATCTCCCTCGTTCTCTCTTTCTATAGGAAATATGAATATAGTGTCTCTCTTAATTAGTACTTgattgaaagaagaagaaaagcaactGAGTGAACACTGATTTTTATTCAAATTGTCACAACCAAGACACAAAAGAATCAGAAGAAGTTCATTTTGAGAATATCTTTTATCCTGCCTGCTGTGTCTTCTAGTTAATAATGTAAATtcctcaaaacaaaaactttactGGCAGGAGGGAAGTTGCATAACACCATCATTACAAACTTGACGCATACTCAGTGAATCGACACGTCGTCTTCCATAGTTACAACTGAATGTTAGTACCTCATCATGACGTGCATACAGCTTCTCTTCATTAGAGTAACTGAAGTGAATATTGTATCTATTCATGATTTCTCTGGTCACAGTGCAGGGCCCTGTAAgacataacagaaaaaaacagcattatgATTATCCTAAAGACTGCACAGCATACTGTTAATAATTACTGCTAGGTCTGGTTACAAAatattagagcccgaccgacaTGAGATATTTGATCTGTATAGATGGCTATAGATATAACCATTTGTTACTTTGATCCCCCAAaggcagttatcaaacacttgtggaaaaagtatataatgaagaaaagatggtcaCTTGTATGTgcgtcaccgcttgacactctggagagtgatgatgcttgttgtaatccatatagcgccctctgctagtgacagagaactgctagtgtgatacaatgaatttaaataaaaggttaGTGAccggtgaataaatctagtaatatcgacTTATTTATGTGATAAAGTTAGCCAATACCAATAGTCACTGAATATGCTAATATGGCCCGTTATTATCGGCTTGtggattaatcggtcgggctctacaaAATATAGTGATAGAAATCGAAGAACAATGGTTGGACCAATGTGAGGGAATAAAGAAGGTCAGTAACATATTCTGTTACAAAACTTAACATTTAGAGCACAAGTACGAGACACAAAACTGTCAAAACAGATAGCCATTACGTTAGCTGCACTATTTTCAAGTTAAAATATTGATATCTTGCTCCAGTGATGTGATGATTTCATCGCACAGGTCAGGATGAGGATATATCATATTTGTGCTATACAGAAGGAAATTCTGGAGGATAAAAACTTACTGAGGCATTTCATCTGTCCAGTCCATTCACCATTGTTGCAGGTTTTATAAGGTTCGCCATTCATGGTATATGAACTCTGACAGCCATACTCAACCCTGTCGTTGTGTCTGTACTCAGAGCCGACACTGTTCTTGGTGTCTCCATTTGCAAGGGGTGGTGGTCTCCCACAGCCttcaggagcagcaggagcatcaGCAATAACAGAGAAAGGCATTTAGGAGTGGGGTCAGGGAGAGGTTTAGAGAGGCTAAATTCACCTTCAACAGGGCGCTGAGAGAAGCCAAGCGTCTTTACTCTGAGAAACCACAAACTGTTCTCAGAGAGACGCCTGCTCAGTCTGGAAGGGTCTCAGACAGCTCCCCATGCAGCTACAagcctaacccccccccccccactctgtgAGTGACATGTGCCTGGCCAACAACCTGAACCAGTTCTACTGTCGCTTTGAAAGACAAATGGGACAGCCAAGAAAGCATCCCTCGTAAGGCCTCCGAACAAATGAAAGAAGTTTGTCACCAAGTTTTATATTAGGCCTTAACTGTATTTCTTTTCTGGAATCCTTACTTTGGTGCAGGTCCTGTCATGGCAACACACAGTCCAACATTGCAGGCCTAATAGTTAAGTTCAATGTACCACCCGCAACattaacataacaaaaaaacattacatcttGATACAGGCAACGTAAAGTAAACTATGTACTTTTGTTGTGTTAATAAGTAATGGTGAGTattttggttaaaataaatGGAACAAATTGCTTAAATTTAGGATAGACAATGTTTTACCTAAACTTAATGGGCCCACCAATGTGGATGGGTCCCAGaaagcttcccccccccccccccttatgggCAGCCTTGGACACTAATAAAGTTAGAACTTAACCAGTATCAATGTAATGTACTGATCTTATGGTATcgcaaaatctttttttcataGATGCACAATAAATTGTAATATTGAAAATGTGTCAGTAATCTAATTAAACTACTCCTGAACTtatcaaaatctttaaaaagcttACTAACAAATGTCAAAATTGAACTGATGTTTAGAAATACATAGTTAGATCTTTTACAACTGGGTAATAATACTTGAGACAATACAGTGCATATGTAAGTCAACCATACCTCTGATTAACACTAGTCCTTAAGATTATATCAAGACATACAAttatcattggtgtttttgaatGTCCCTTTTCTGATCCACCCCTCTCTCTTTAAGTTAAaaattgcaacaacaaaaaaattccATCTTACCATCCTGTGATAAGGAAACTCTCACATTCCCCCACAGCTGGAGAAACAACAGGATTAAAGTCAAACGCATTTCAACCTACAGTGAAACACACGAGTGTAGCCCTTTTGATAagctctgttttctctgcagagtccctgtgtgttttccctcaaaTGCAGCACTCtgggagcagtgaaacagatgCATTCAATGAGACTCAACAGCGgacactgctctctctctctctctctctctctctctttctctctctctctctctctctctctctctctctctctctgctcacctgcagagttttttttttttcctcaagtaGACAGTGGGTGTGCGTGAAGCGCAGCCAGAAACACAGGCATTGTGACTTTGTAGCGTTTTTGTATaatattttcaaagtaaaagccatcTAGTGCTTCATACATTGATTGGACCCAGGTCCTGACCTCCTTGTCCTCAAAGCAGGTTACAGCCATGCTGGCGCCCCCAAAATTGTTCTCTactcttattattattcttattaaaTTACTATTTTAATCTCTATTCTGGTGAATTATGGTGAATTTACGTTCTTCTCGTAGTATTTCAACTTTATCTTGTAACATTAAGACTTTCATCTAGAAATCAAATTTTTCACACGTTaattgtgaaataaatccatccagtcctttgtttgtggtctgcataagtctaacaacacagagaaaaatgctctccttgtgacatcacagtgggctagtgggaaaaaatcccctcccctccccttgtatctccacccatggactccacccccagcctagagctaAACTTTagagcaggtccgccatttttattctcgctacagaggagggATGTaaaccgggaaaactcagggggggttcATTGCAtttatagagacacacacaccaaaatggagcattctgagagagctggtttatacagggtcacaaacctcctctggtgcttgattcatgttatattttgatcaaagcacagcacagatgtttcatttagaccacaggagactgtttgaaaaggtggatcatatgtcctctttaaagcattcctttttgataaagcttatagttagggctggtgtaGGTATGGGCCACCTCCTATAGTTACAgaatgctgctataggcttagactacagGGGGAACACCTTCCGCTGCCTGAAGTCCTGGCAATTGTATGCAAATCAGGCTGTATTACTTTCCAAATGGCTTCGTTGATTAACAAAGTGCTGTGTTTAGTGTGTCATTAAAAGGGACAGAATGAATGAGTTGATAACTTAACACTTATCACTGATATTAAAACTAAACAAGCTTGAGACCTAAACAAAACTATAAAGGTTTTAAATCCAGATTAAAcctctgactcttcttcttttgttgttttctttctatttcttttgatttttaggaatgttttgtacatttgttcTTAATGTCATGCTTAGTCTataataatgtgttttgtacctttttatgATTGTAACAGTCAGActtgcacgagcacaagcacgcaggTGAACAACGTTGACAGTCTTTATTATgaagaaatccagagtttcatggctgtttctgactaaaatgactcaaaataagccacaaagtatctgtcatgttctctgatgtgGGGGCGCGGTAAAGTTTACAGCGcgtcacttttattttttaaatgtatttatggctgtatctgattaaaatgactcaaaa from Labrus mixtus chromosome 3, fLabMix1.1, whole genome shotgun sequence carries:
- the LOC132971987 gene encoding complement factor H-related protein 2-like, which codes for VPPFCLSSDCSQLPDIPHAHVSDNTKKDEYQQGNVIRFTCETGYISGPPIRYVCSEGGWIAVHEGTCYLKPCELPDDTPNGYYEIIKGEDFVFGTTIKYFCNRGYQMVSKDDTRTCLLDRWTNHVPICETREGCGRPPPLANGDTKNSVGSEYRHNDRVEYGCQSSYTMNGEPYKTCNNGEWTGQMKCLRPCTVTREIMNRYNIHFSYSNEEKLYARHDEVLTFSCNYGRRRVDSLSMRQVCNDGVMQLPSCQNQKNLIVPIGCLRPLPLADGDVKESLKPLYRHNERVEYVCQRFYTMDGNPYRTCNNGEWTGNMRCLKPCTVAGESLSKHNIRFRYSTQDKLYLSHNDVVTFSCTVGRRPGASMNMRPACNDGVIDLPSCQ